The sequence TCTCACACGTGACCGGTGGGGAATTACCTCCCTCGGCAACCGCCGCCCGACCGGAATTGGAGGGAAGGGCCTATCAGGCCATGGGCGTATCGCTGGTGATCCACCCGCGCAACCCCTACGTCCCTACCTCGCACGCCAATATACGCTTCTTCATCGCCGAAAAGCCCGATGAAGCGCCGGTCTGGTGGTTCGGTGGCGGATTCGATCTCACGCCGTACTACGGATTCGAGGAAGACGCGCGACACTGGCATCGGGTGGCACGGGCGGCCTGCGCACCCTGGGGTGACGAGGTGTACCCTCGCTACAAGGCGTGGTGCGACGAATATTTCTTCCTAAAGCATCGGGCAGAGACGCGCGGGATCGGAGGTCTGTTCTTCGACGATCTCAACGAGTGGGGATTCGTCCGCAGTTTCGAATTCCTGCGCAGCGTCGGCGACCACTATCTGGATGCTTATCTCCCGATCGTGCAACGCCGCAGACACCTTCCTCACGGCGAGCGTGAGCGCAGATTCCAGCTCTACCGGCGTGGACGTTACGTCGAATTCAACCTCGTCTACGACCGGGGCACCCTGTTCGGCCTGCAATCGGGCGGGAGAACCGAATCGATCCTGATGTCCCTGCCGCCCCTGGTAAGATGGGAATACGATTGGCACCCGACTCCCGGGAGCGAGGAGGCACGACTGTACAGCGATTTTCTTCGCCCCAGAGACTGGATCTAGCAACCGGCCAGGCGCGCGCGGTTCCGACCCCGCGATCACCCCGATTCCGTGTCGTCTGACGCGTTCAGCGAAACCATCTCACCGAGGATTTCATCGCACCTGCGAGTCAGGGCAAGCAGGGTCTCCGCGCGTATCCCGCGCATCGAAAAACACGCCTCACAATATGCGGCCACGTTGCTCCGAAACCGGGGCCGCAACGAACCGGATCGTACCTCCGCGAGACGCGGCAGAAAGACCCATTGCAGCCACTGCTCGCATTCGAGCGCATCGGCACAGAAGGGGGTATCGCTGCGCATCGCGCCGAGCGGCGGCGATACCGTCGCCCAGAGATCGAGCCTGCGCATCTCCGTCGCGATCGACGTAGTCAGCTCCTTGAGCGCGTCATTGGACAATCGATTGACTCCGTCTCGTATATCCGCGACAGGCCGCGCCGGCACTGGATTCTCCGACCGGATCCACTATCGTACGACGATATGCACCGCGCCGTTGCCACGAAGAATGTTGAGCGTCACCCCCTGGCGAACCCGCTGCAGGGCCTTTTGGGCCTGCTCCACCGTCTTGACCGACACCCCGTTCACGCCTGTGACGATGTCACCGGGCCGCAAACCGGCGTGCCAGGCGGGACTGCCCGGCATCACCTCGACGACCGGAACCCCGATGACCGCGGCCTGCGGGTTCTCGGTCGAAGGCGGTTCCCCGAACCTGGCCCCGGCGAGCGGTGCCGAAAACTGCCCCGCGTCCGTCATGACGCGGCGGGGTTCGCTGATCGTCGCATGTAGCGTCCTAACCTGTCCCTTGCGAACGATCCGCAACTTGACCTCCGTCCCCGCCCTCAGGCGTCCCAGGGTATTGCGTATCTGGCTGGCGCTGCGGATTGGCCTGTCGTTGACACGTGTGACGATATCGCCTCGATGAATACCGGCCTTGCTGGCCGGGGAATCTTCGGCCACCTCGATCACAACGGCCCCACCTTCCAGTGGCAGCCCGAACGCGGAGGCCAGTTCCTGGGTGAGATCCTGCGCCACGACCCCGAGCTCACCCCGGCGGACCTCTCCGTGCCGGACGATTTGCCCCATGATGTCGCTGACC comes from Gammaproteobacteria bacterium and encodes:
- a CDS encoding YqcC family protein — encoded protein: MSNDALKELTTSIATEMRRLDLWATVSPPLGAMRSDTPFCADALECEQWLQWVFLPRLAEVRSGSLRPRFRSNVAAYCEACFSMRGIRAETLLALTRRCDEILGEMVSLNASDDTESG
- the hemF gene encoding oxygen-dependent coproporphyrinogen oxidase, with the translated sequence MTLVPDTLAVKHYLLDLQDQLCAAIESEDDDKAFREDRWDREQGGGGRTRVLQAGAVFEQAGVNFSHVTGGELPPSATAARPELEGRAYQAMGVSLVIHPRNPYVPTSHANIRFFIAEKPDEAPVWWFGGGFDLTPYYGFEEDARHWHRVARAACAPWGDEVYPRYKAWCDEYFFLKHRAETRGIGGLFFDDLNEWGFVRSFEFLRSVGDHYLDAYLPIVQRRRHLPHGERERRFQLYRRGRYVEFNLVYDRGTLFGLQSGGRTESILMSLPPLVRWEYDWHPTPGSEEARLYSDFLRPRDWI